The sequence CTAATATTGTAGGTACTTCCAATTATGAAGACACTGAAGGTTCTGATCTTGTAATCATTACTGCAGGCATGGCTCGTAAGCCTGGTATGAGTCGTGATGATCTAGTGGCTACTAACTCTAAAATTATGAAGAATGTAACACAACAAATTGTGAAGTATTCTCCTGAAACAACAATCTTAGTTCTAACAAACCCAGTTGATGCGATGACATACTCTGTATTCAAAGAGTCTGGCTTTCCTAAACACCGTGTTATCGGACAAAGTGGTGTACTAGATACAGCGCGTTTCCGTACATTCATCTCACAAGAGCTTAACCTTTCCGTAAAAGACATTACTGGTTTTGTGTTAGGTGGTCATGGTGATGATATGGTACCATTAGTTCGATACTCTTACGCAGGTGGTATCCCACTTGAGAAATTAATTTCACCAGAACGTCTTGAAGAGATTGTAGAACGCACACGTAAAGGTGGAGGGGAAATTGTTGGGCTTCTAGGAAATGGAAGTGCA is a genomic window of Pontibacillus yanchengensis containing:
- the mdh gene encoding malate dehydrogenase; this translates as MGIQRRKVSVIGAGFTGATTALMIAQKELADVVLVDIPDQEQPTQGKALDMLEASPVQGFDSNIVGTSNYEDTEGSDLVIITAGMARKPGMSRDDLVATNSKIMKNVTQQIVKYSPETTILVLTNPVDAMTYSVFKESGFPKHRVIGQSGVLDTARFRTFISQELNLSVKDITGFVLGGHGDDMVPLVRYSYAGGIPLEKLISPERLEEIVERTRKGGGEIVGLLGNGSAYYAPAASLTEMAEAILKDQRRVLPAIAYLEGEYGYKDIYLGVPTILGGNGIEQVIELDLTEDEKAQLDKSVESVKHVMNVVE